From a single Rosa rugosa chromosome 7, drRosRugo1.1, whole genome shotgun sequence genomic region:
- the LOC133720103 gene encoding glucan endo-1,3-beta-glucosidase 8-like, with protein sequence MERGYLMMLATVTVTVVAVLGCCCCGGVEGLGVNWGTMATHKMPPDTVVQMLKDNGIQKVKLFDAEQSTMSALAGTNIEVMVAIPNDQLEAMTNYARAKEWVRRNVTRYNFNGGVNVKYVAVGNEPFLTSYNGSFLNVTFPALQNIQNALNDAGVGDSIKATVPLNADVYNSPESNAVPSAGRFRSDISQLMTDIVQFLGKNKAPFTVNIYPFLSLYGNDGFPFNFAFFDGDANALVDTATGIQYTNVFDANFDTLVSSLKAIGFGDMTIIVGEVGWPTDGDKNANAGNAYRFYNGLFTKLGANRGTPLRPGYIEVYLFGLIDEDAKSIAPGSFERHWGIFGYDGQPKFAVDVTGQGQNKFLMGAKNVQYLEKKWCAFNPNAKDLSKIADNINYACTYADCTALEYGSTCNNLDANGNASYAFNMYYQVQNQDDLSCNFQGMAAVTTQNISQGTCNFIIQIASSSTFSLRPSLLVGTVLIVLFSILLL encoded by the exons ATGGAAAGGGGATATTTGATGATGTTGGCAACAGTGACAGTGACAGTGGTGGCTGTGttgggttgttgttgttgtggtggTGTTGAAGGGCTTGGTGTGAACTGGGGAACCATGGCTACGCATAAGATGCCTCCGGACACCGTTGTCCAGATGCTCAAGGACAATGGCATTCAGAAGGTGAAGCTCTTCGACGCCGAACAGTCGACCATGAGTGCTTTGGCTGGCACTAACATCGAGGTCATGGTTGCCATTCCCAATGATCAACTTGAGGCTATGACCAACTATGCCCGTGCCAAAGAATGGGTCCGGAGGAACGTGACCCGCTACAATTTCAATGGAGGAGTTAACGTCAA GTATGTAGCTGTTGGGAATGAGCCTTTTCTCACATCGTACAATGGTTCATTCCTGAATGTCACCTTCCCGGCACTTCAGAACATTCAAAACGCCCTTAATGATGCTGGGGTTGGAGATTCCATAAAGGCTACTGTGCCCTTGAATGCTGATGTCTACAACTCACCAGAGTCCAATGCCGTCCCATCTGCAGGAAGGTTCCGGAGTGATATCAGTCAACTGATGACTGACATTGTCCAGTTCCTTGGCAAAAACAAGGCGCCTTTCACTGTAAATATTTACCCTTTCCTAAGTCTATATGGAAATGATGGCTTCCCTTTTAACTTTGCCTTCTTTGATGGGGATGCAAATGCCCTTGTCGACACCGCCACTGGGATTCAATATACCAATGTTTTCGATGCTAATTTTGATACCTTGGTTTCTTCCTTGAAAGCAATCGGATTTGGGGATATGACCATTATAGTAGGGGAGGTGGGATGGCCAACAGACGGAGACAAGAATGCCAATGCTGGTAATGCTTACAGATTTTATAACGGGCTTTTTACAAAACTTGGAGCCAATAGAGGCACCCCTCTGCGGCCTGGATATATAGAAGTCTACTTGTTTGGACTTATTGATGAGGATGCAAAGAGCATTGCCCCTGGAAGTTTTGAGCGTCATTGGGGAATTTTCGGTTATGATGGGCAGCCTAAGTTTGCAGTTGACGTTACTGGTCAGGGTCAAAACAAGTTCCTAATGGGTGCAAAGAATGTGCAATATCTTGAAAAGAAATGGTGTGCGTTCAATCCAAACGCCAAAGATCTGAGCAAAATTGCAGATAACATAAACTATGCTTGTACCTATGCAGATTGCACAGCACTGGAATACGGGTCTACTTGCAACAATTTAGATGCTAATGGGAATGCTTCATATGCGTTTAATATGTACTATCAGGTTCAGAAtcaggatgatctatcctgcaACTTTCAGGGTATGGCGGCCGTGACAACACAGAACATCTCACAAGGGACTTGCAATTTCATTATTCAGATAGCTTCTTCATCTACATTTTCTTTAAGACCCTCTCTACTGGTAGGCACAGTACTCATAGTACTCTTCTCGATACTGTTGCTATAG